In Coriobacteriia bacterium, the following are encoded in one genomic region:
- a CDS encoding amidophosphoribosyltransferase, translating into MGGFFGVSSRKDVVLDEFFGVDYHSHLGTRRAGMIVLDQAAGFQRQIHSIENAPFRTRFEDDIAKFHGTSAIGCISDKDPQPLLIRSKHGTYALTTVDAINNAEQLVAECLASGQSQFNAMSSGDVNSTELIAALISQKDDLVEGIRHAQDKIDGSLTLLVMTRDGAIIAARDKMGRLPVLVGRDEQGRCVAFESFAYQKLGYTTERELGPGEIVRITPDGCEVLSPARDQMRICAFLWVYYGYPNSNYEGVNVEVMRYRNGEIMARDEAERGVLPQVDYVAGVPDSGVPHGIGYANACGAPFARPFIKYTPTWPRSFMPANQEVRNHVAKMKQIPVPELIAGKKLLFVDDSIVRGTQLRETVDFLYGAGAAEVHMRSACPPIMFSCKYLSFSSGKSDMDLIARRVVQQLEGDGGQQHLDEYADARTERGQCLLKTICEQMGFDSLSYQSLDGMLEAIGIDRERVCTYCWTGRE; encoded by the coding sequence GTGGGCGGCTTCTTTGGCGTGTCATCGCGCAAGGACGTGGTGCTCGACGAGTTCTTCGGAGTTGACTACCACTCGCACCTGGGCACGCGCCGCGCGGGCATGATCGTGCTCGACCAGGCGGCCGGCTTCCAGCGTCAGATCCACTCCATCGAGAATGCGCCGTTCCGCACGCGCTTCGAGGACGATATCGCGAAGTTCCACGGCACAAGCGCCATCGGCTGCATCAGCGACAAGGATCCCCAGCCGCTGCTCATCCGCTCAAAACACGGCACGTATGCGCTCACGACCGTGGACGCCATCAACAACGCCGAGCAGCTCGTCGCGGAGTGCCTTGCGTCGGGACAGAGCCAGTTCAACGCCATGAGCTCGGGCGACGTGAACTCCACGGAGCTCATCGCCGCGCTCATCAGCCAGAAAGACGACCTCGTCGAGGGCATCAGGCACGCGCAGGACAAGATCGACGGCTCGCTCACGCTGCTCGTCATGACGCGCGACGGGGCCATCATCGCAGCGCGCGACAAGATGGGCCGCCTGCCCGTGCTCGTGGGCCGCGACGAGCAGGGCCGCTGCGTGGCGTTCGAGTCGTTCGCCTACCAGAAGCTCGGCTACACGACCGAGCGCGAGCTGGGCCCCGGCGAGATCGTGCGCATCACGCCAGACGGCTGCGAGGTGCTCTCGCCCGCACGCGACCAGATGCGCATCTGCGCCTTCCTGTGGGTGTACTACGGCTACCCCAACTCGAACTACGAGGGCGTCAACGTCGAGGTCATGCGCTATCGCAACGGCGAGATCATGGCGCGCGACGAGGCCGAGCGCGGCGTGCTGCCGCAGGTGGACTACGTCGCCGGCGTGCCCGACTCCGGCGTGCCCCACGGCATCGGCTACGCCAACGCGTGCGGAGCGCCGTTCGCCCGCCCGTTCATCAAGTACACGCCGACGTGGCCGCGCTCGTTCATGCCCGCCAACCAGGAGGTTCGCAACCACGTCGCCAAGATGAAGCAGATTCCCGTGCCCGAGCTCATCGCCGGCAAGAAGCTGCTGTTCGTCGACGACTCCATCGTGCGCGGCACGCAGCTGCGCGAGACGGTCGACTTCCTGTACGGGGCCGGCGCGGCCGAGGTCCACATGCGCTCGGCGTGCCCTCCCATCATGTTCAGCTGCAAGTACCTGAGCTTCTCGAGCGGCAAGTCCGACATGGACCTCATCGCGCGCCGGGTCGTGCAGCAGCTCGAGGGCGACGGGGGCCAGCAGCACCTCGACGAGTACGCCGACGCCCGCACGGAGCGCGGCCAGTGCCTGCTCAAGACGATCTGCGAGCAGATGGGCTTCGACTCGCTGAGCTACCAGTCGCTCGACGGCATGCTCGAGGCCATCGGCATCGACCGCGAGAGGGTCTGCACGTACTGCTGGACCGGGCGGGAGTAG
- a CDS encoding FAD-dependent oxidoreductase, whose amino-acid sequence MIRSNQLSNISRRDLVAASSIAGVSVALFGLPGLARAAEGPAAGDASSSYVPGTYHASAEGKFGPIAVDVTFSETAITGVIVGEHEETAFISDRALQEIPAAIVERQTLDIDSITGATLTSSALVRAVSDCVEQAGGDPAALSGASSDSEPAGAAPVEQELEADVVIVGAGASGMVAAISAARMGASKVILLEKSCNVGGNALVSGGYLEYVNAPDELREDMTPSYEAELADELAQAPDYLPAEDLEKLMAEYEAWKESGSTKVFDSIYLHALQYALQGEGSYDEMLKTAENIAALDEWLVSEDFGFKSLCGIVGYSWPRWTSPKQGVCGQGYFTFYADEIERNAYPVEIYLNTPATELIVEDGTVAGVVAQGEDGTTYRVRGAQGVILATGGFSGSPDMLREYNTMWPFKEDEYIPTTNCYGHTGDGITMGLAAGGTVALMDVQMPFPMADCKNWTDETTVGDDVDCVIVNKEGKRFMNEVLDRYTMTENIMAQTDQMMFMVTDADTCRVDGENNRYGHSLQRLIDQGQLYRADTLEELAEQMGCDPAVLVDTVERYNEAARSGEDPEFGRTTFSELSPVEKAPFYASPRTWAMHITVGGLVVDIHDGYKVLDEAGQPIPGLRAIGETIVGSCGIGVQGEGLAVAKAMFMER is encoded by the coding sequence ATGATCCGCTCAAACCAGCTTTCGAACATCTCGCGCCGTGACCTCGTTGCCGCTTCCTCTATCGCTGGCGTTTCCGTCGCCCTGTTCGGCCTGCCGGGCCTTGCTCGCGCTGCCGAGGGTCCGGCTGCCGGCGACGCCTCGTCCTCGTATGTGCCGGGTACGTACCATGCGAGTGCCGAGGGCAAGTTCGGCCCCATTGCTGTGGACGTGACGTTTTCCGAGACGGCCATCACGGGCGTGATTGTGGGCGAGCACGAGGAAACGGCCTTCATCTCTGATCGCGCGCTCCAGGAGATTCCCGCTGCCATTGTCGAGCGCCAGACGCTTGACATCGATTCCATCACGGGCGCGACGCTGACGAGCTCCGCTCTCGTACGCGCCGTAAGCGACTGTGTTGAACAGGCCGGTGGCGATCCGGCCGCGCTCTCTGGCGCTTCGTCTGACTCGGAGCCCGCTGGCGCCGCTCCGGTCGAGCAGGAGCTGGAAGCCGACGTCGTCATTGTGGGTGCTGGCGCCTCGGGCATGGTCGCGGCGATCTCGGCGGCGCGCATGGGTGCGAGCAAGGTCATTCTGCTCGAGAAGAGCTGCAACGTCGGCGGCAACGCGCTCGTCTCCGGCGGCTACCTCGAGTACGTTAACGCTCCCGACGAGCTGCGCGAGGACATGACGCCGAGCTATGAGGCTGAGCTCGCTGACGAGCTCGCCCAAGCGCCCGACTATCTGCCGGCGGAGGATCTTGAGAAGCTGATGGCCGAGTACGAGGCGTGGAAGGAGTCGGGCAGTACGAAGGTGTTCGACAGCATCTATCTCCATGCACTGCAGTACGCGCTCCAGGGTGAGGGCAGCTATGACGAGATGCTCAAGACGGCAGAGAACATCGCCGCGCTCGACGAGTGGCTCGTTTCGGAGGACTTTGGCTTTAAGAGCCTGTGCGGCATCGTCGGTTACTCGTGGCCGCGCTGGACGTCTCCGAAGCAGGGCGTGTGCGGCCAGGGCTACTTTACGTTCTACGCTGACGAGATCGAGCGCAACGCCTATCCTGTCGAGATCTATCTCAATACGCCGGCGACGGAGCTTATCGTCGAAGATGGCACGGTGGCGGGCGTCGTGGCACAGGGTGAGGACGGTACGACGTATCGCGTGCGCGGCGCGCAGGGCGTCATCCTGGCGACGGGTGGATTCTCGGGCAGTCCGGACATGCTGCGCGAGTACAACACGATGTGGCCGTTCAAGGAGGATGAGTACATCCCGACGACGAACTGCTATGGCCACACGGGCGACGGCATCACGATGGGCCTGGCGGCGGGCGGTACCGTGGCGCTTATGGACGTGCAGATGCCGTTCCCGATGGCTGACTGCAAAAACTGGACGGACGAGACGACCGTCGGTGACGACGTCGATTGCGTCATCGTGAACAAGGAAGGCAAGCGCTTCATGAACGAGGTGCTCGACCGCTATACGATGACCGAGAACATCATGGCGCAGACCGACCAGATGATGTTCATGGTGACGGACGCCGACACGTGCCGCGTCGATGGCGAAAACAACCGCTATGGCCACAGCCTGCAGCGCCTTATTGACCAGGGACAGCTCTACCGTGCTGACACGCTTGAGGAACTTGCCGAACAGATGGGCTGTGACCCTGCCGTGCTTGTCGATACGGTCGAGCGCTACAACGAGGCTGCGCGCTCCGGCGAGGACCCCGAGTTCGGCCGCACGACGTTCTCCGAGCTGAGCCCCGTCGAGAAGGCTCCGTTCTACGCGTCTCCACGTACGTGGGCCATGCACATCACCGTCGGTGGCCTCGTCGTGGATATCCACGACGGTTACAAGGTGCTCGACGAGGCGGGCCAGCCGATTCCCGGCCTGCGCGCCATCGGCGAAACGATCGTCGGCAGCTGCGGCATTGGCGTTCAGGGCGAGGGCCTGGCCGTCGCGAAGGCGATGTTCATGGAGCGCTAA
- a CDS encoding acyltransferase, with the protein MPAGRRFAPRGSSAPAAHAASASSRRVTSLEGLRTLAILSVVAYHLGLSWLPSGHMGVVMFLVLSGYLVTCSVVRGFERARDRAQADGTVLRFGAGLGAFWWRRFKRIWPPMIAMIVLVALLCIAFNHVLLTKMRPDIAPALLGFENIWYIVHGLSYFEQIGAPSPLTHLWYVGLDAQLCVVVPLLLSAFLYAGASRSTIRRVFLGLALVSAVLMGVLFDPNADPSRVYYGPDTRAFAVLIGAWLGLAWPVGGLPVAGRGALLRLGARGVAALGGVALLGLVAIMVFVPSDAAFFYYGGMVLVCLLTVVLLVALLSPSNPLERLFSLKPLAWLGARSYALYLWHYPLIYLVGADGPAPWWLKLLAVVLSVGAAEATWLLVERPLSGGRVAAGVTQFAGWVRRGPLPAAGTFAATGVCGAVTLAALVGCLVVPDKVLVPKDAIVSTGEAAGRGMDLSDRAPGAADDSAVDDAGVPVAEAPEATPIVEAPIAPDDVVLPDGYFSLQASDGEQTAGQYDPVLVGDSVPGDTNFYDVFFGGFIDSYIGRHPFQAVDVLQDYLDQGVVGHVVVLAVFSNSLATAEQLDQLVAEAGPDRQVYLVGTVNPDGFQDEANAALMDCASRYDNVHYVDWPAVCAGYEDVYLYPDGTHLTPDGAPVYLDMIARAIAGDVVAAGGSIIPWDDPAAEDPAAVA; encoded by the coding sequence GTGCCCGCCGGGCGCCGCTTTGCCCCGCGTGGCAGTAGCGCTCCCGCCGCGCACGCCGCTTCGGCTTCCTCTCGGCGCGTCACGTCGCTTGAGGGTCTGCGCACACTCGCCATCCTGTCGGTCGTCGCCTACCACCTGGGCCTTTCGTGGCTGCCGAGCGGCCACATGGGCGTCGTCATGTTCCTCGTGCTCAGCGGCTACCTCGTGACGTGCTCCGTCGTGCGCGGCTTCGAGCGGGCACGCGATCGTGCCCAGGCCGACGGGACGGTTTTGCGCTTCGGCGCGGGGCTCGGCGCGTTCTGGTGGCGCCGCTTCAAGCGCATCTGGCCACCCATGATCGCGATGATCGTGCTCGTCGCCTTACTGTGCATTGCGTTTAACCACGTGCTGCTCACGAAGATGCGCCCCGACATCGCGCCCGCGCTGCTGGGCTTCGAGAACATCTGGTACATCGTCCACGGCCTGTCGTATTTCGAGCAGATCGGGGCGCCTTCGCCGCTGACGCACCTGTGGTACGTCGGCCTCGATGCCCAGCTCTGCGTCGTGGTGCCCCTGCTACTGAGCGCCTTTCTGTACGCCGGGGCGAGTCGTTCGACTATTCGTCGCGTCTTCCTGGGGCTCGCCCTGGTCTCCGCCGTTCTCATGGGCGTGCTGTTCGACCCGAACGCCGACCCGAGCCGCGTGTACTACGGGCCGGACACGCGTGCTTTCGCCGTGCTTATCGGCGCGTGGCTGGGCCTCGCGTGGCCCGTCGGCGGCCTGCCGGTGGCGGGGCGCGGCGCCTTGCTGCGCCTGGGTGCCCGAGGTGTGGCGGCTCTCGGCGGCGTGGCTTTGCTTGGTCTCGTCGCGATTATGGTGTTCGTGCCGAGCGATGCGGCGTTTTTCTACTACGGGGGCATGGTGCTCGTATGCCTGCTGACGGTGGTGCTGCTCGTCGCCCTGCTCAGCCCGTCCAACCCGTTGGAGCGCCTGTTCTCGCTGAAGCCCCTCGCGTGGCTGGGCGCGCGCTCCTATGCGCTCTACCTGTGGCACTATCCCCTCATCTACCTGGTGGGGGCAGACGGACCGGCTCCGTGGTGGCTCAAGCTGCTTGCCGTGGTCCTGTCGGTGGGCGCTGCCGAGGCGACGTGGCTGCTCGTGGAGCGTCCCCTTTCCGGCGGGCGTGTGGCGGCCGGTGTCACGCAGTTTGCTGGCTGGGTGCGCCGAGGCCCGCTGCCTGCCGCGGGGACGTTTGCGGCGACGGGCGTCTGCGGTGCCGTGACGCTTGCGGCGCTCGTGGGATGTCTTGTCGTGCCCGACAAGGTGCTCGTTCCGAAGGACGCCATCGTGAGCACGGGCGAGGCGGCGGGTCGCGGCATGGACCTTTCCGATCGTGCTCCCGGGGCGGCTGACGATTCTGCTGTGGACGATGCCGGCGTCCCTGTCGCGGAAGCGCCAGAGGCCACGCCCATCGTCGAGGCACCTATCGCCCCCGACGACGTCGTGCTGCCTGACGGGTACTTCTCGCTGCAGGCGTCGGACGGCGAGCAGACGGCCGGTCAGTACGACCCCGTGCTCGTCGGTGATTCCGTGCCGGGCGACACGAACTTCTACGACGTGTTCTTTGGCGGCTTCATCGACAGCTACATCGGTCGCCACCCGTTCCAGGCCGTCGACGTGCTGCAGGACTACCTCGACCAGGGTGTCGTGGGCCACGTCGTCGTGCTCGCTGTGTTCTCAAACAGTCTGGCGACGGCGGAGCAACTCGACCAGCTCGTGGCCGAGGCAGGCCCTGATCGCCAGGTTTACCTTGTGGGCACCGTGAACCCTGACGGCTTCCAGGACGAGGCCAACGCCGCGCTCATGGACTGCGCCTCGCGCTACGACAACGTGCACTACGTGGACTGGCCGGCCGTGTGCGCGGGCTATGAGGACGTCTACCTCTACCCCGATGGCACGCACCTCACGCCCGACGGCGCCCCTGTCTACCTCGACATGATCGCGCGCGCCATCGCCGGCGACGTCGTGGCTGCCGGCGGCTCGATCATCCCGTGGGACGACCCTGCAGCTGAGGATCCGGCTGCGGTGGCATAG